One Pseudorasbora parva isolate DD20220531a chromosome 8, ASM2467924v1, whole genome shotgun sequence DNA window includes the following coding sequences:
- the LOC137084533 gene encoding uncharacterized protein has product MELERTDDASARTRKSKSSHSSASSAAVRARAKAEAAKARAAFAEKEAELKVQSAEKEAELQLGKAKLEAKLGALELQREAAAAIAQAEALEAAELDLEDSIKTDVSSQAKLRNEIVTRTNEYIEAQAVHSIARTQASAHATLPEAVLSEGSYATWNPLPECNLQLQEGQGEVETYNRPSEHNTAPEKPFFSDHAKFRDVKQISTPLNGGYTGLVRYDEHHKTPTSDCGYPAKPKTIYHPRKSPLKATAPSYMPVYVPPIANVTPETEHLARYLARRDLVSTSLYQYDDKPENYLAWQSSFSNSTTGLGLTSTEMLDLLIKWLGPESVKHIRRIRSVHVGNPDVALRKAWDRLQECYAAPEVMEKSLFKRLDEFPRISTKDYGKLRDLGDLLMELQSAREEGYLTGLAYLDTARGIGPILEKLPYGLQEKWLSVGSQFKEDNNGHFPPFDYFADFICHEARRRNDPSFILPCTSNNGLKSEKVVSNNYGRKISVHKTDISSSKDPPANSPERKPSGPEKNCPIHNKPHSLRKCRVFRRKSLEERKSILKENGICFKCCTSASHLARDCKATVKCMECDSDRHHAAMHPGPPPQVYRRSTPPPDNGGEEEEHASSSTAISSHCTQVCGPERTARSCSKICLVRIYPQGQHEKAINMYVILDDQSNRSLVRSDFFKLFNIKGQPFPYSLKTCAGLVETSGRKAEGFQVESLDGQTSLLLPPLIECNDILNDRSEIPTPEAARYHPHLRSVAEHIPELDPKAEILILLGRDIVRVHKVRQQVSGPHNAPFAQRLDLGWVLVGDVCLGNAHKPAVSAFKTSVLENGRPSILRPCEGFMKLIEDVSLGREQKNKPHKASLESLGLKVFNETESDNKPAHSMEDTIFLEIMDQEMYRDTSNNWVAPLPFRVPRQRLSNNREQVFTRFTSLEKTLWRKTEMRDQFLEFMKKIFDNKHAEVAPPLEENEECWYLPTFGVYHPQKPGSIRVVFDSSAKYFDTSLNGVLLSGPDLNNSLIGVLIRFRKEQVAVIADIQQMFHCFLVRRDHRNYLRFLWYRDNDMSKDIIDYRMRVHVFGNSPSPSVAIYGLRRAIHEGAHKHGKDTVQFVERHFYVDDGLISVPTEAEAISLLQRTQTSLSESNLRLHKFASNREAVLQAFASEDRAAKKDLDLSGEATPVQRSLGLLWETALDTFTFTASEHKKPFTRRGVLSTVNSVFDPLGMVAPVTIEGKSLLRELSVNTCDWDAPLPEQKLKQWEVWSESLHELSKLHIPRSYTATSLSNALHTELCVFSDASSKAIGVVAYLRTIQAEGQVEVGFILGKAKLAPQYEPTIPRLELCAAVLAVEVAELIQDELDMKLDAIKFFCDSKVVLGYIHNQTKRFYVYVHNRVRRIRQSTRPDQWFYVNTEDNPADHASRSVPASQLTKTMWFTGPAFLHKPDPSNTDTSHTFELVNPESDMEIRPEVSSFLTRIQNRGLTTTRLQRFSSMRSLTRAIALLIHIANAYRHDKSSECKGWHHCNLPRTPDELSQARHIIIRAAQEDVFAKELRALELGQAVTKDSALHKFRPVLEGDLICVGGRLKHADLSTQEKNPIILPKTSHVSLLLVRQYHEEVKHQGRHFTEGALRAAGFWVIGGKRLIASVLHKCVVCRRLRRRTEEQLMADLPPERLHTCPPFTYVGVDVFGPWQIVSRRTRGGQAQSKRWAMLFCCMSSRAVHIEIIESLDTSSCINALRRFFAIRGPAKQIRSDCGTNFVAAAKELGLSRQQPDITVQNFLSQKGCSWVFNPPHASHMGGSWERMISLSRRILDAILLQENIQLTHDVLCTLMMEVTAIINARPLVPISTDPESPFILSPAMILTQKFGVAPPHGDFTDKDLLSRQWKQVQALADRFWRRWRQEFLPTLQARQKWRDSQRDLKEGDIVLLKDSQAARNSWPMARITAVFPGSDSKVRKVELRTSAQGSAKVFLRPVSEVVLLMPKD; this is encoded by the coding sequence ATGGAATTAGAAAGGACTGACGATGCATCTGCACGCACAAGAAAATCAAAGAGCTCTCACTCATCGGCATCAAGCGCTGCAGTGAGGGCGCGCGCTAAAGCAGAGGCAGCAAAGGCACGAGCTGCGTTTGCTGAGAAAGAAGCAGAGCTGAAGGTACAAAGTGCAGAGAAGGAAGCAGAACTACAATTAGGAAAAGCGAAGCTAGAAGCTAAACTAGGCGCACTTGAACTTCAAAGAGAGGCGGCCGCAGCCATCGCCCAAGCTGAGGCATTAGAAGCGGCCGAACTAGATCTAGAAGATTCAATCAAGACCGATGTATCTTCTCAAGCTAAATTACGAAATGAAATCGTAACACGCACTAATGAATATATTGAAGCGCAAGCTGTACATAGTATAGCACGAACTCAAGCATCTGCCCATGCAACATTACCTGAGGCAGTATTGTCCGAAGGCAGCTACGCTACATGGAATCCTCTACCAGAATGCAACTTACAGTTACAGGAAGGGCAAGGAGAGGTTGAAACTTATAACAGACCATCTGAGCATAACACAGCACCGGAAAAGCCATTCTTCAGCGACCATGCTAAATTCAGGGATGTAAAGCAGATCAGCACACCACTTAATGGAGGTTATACAGGTCTGGTAAGATATGACGAACATCACAAAACACCTACTAGTGACTGCGGATACCCCGCAAAACCCAAGACAATATATCATCCTCGCAAGTCACCACTTAAAGCAACAGCTCCATCATACATGCCTGTGTATGTACCACCCATCGCAAACGTGACACCTGAAACAGAACACCTGGCACGTTACCTAGCTCGACGTGATTTAGTAAGTACAAGTCTCTACCAATACGATGATAAACCTGAAAATTATTTAGCATGGCAATCATCATTCAGCAATTCTACTACCGGCTTAGGACTCACCTCCACTGAAATGTTAGATTTGCTGATTAAATGGCTCGGACCAGAGTCCGTGAAACACATCAGAAGGATTCGCTCTGTGCATGTCGGAAACCCAGATGTAGCACTTAGAAAGGCCTGGGATCGCCTCCAAGAGTGCTACGCTGCTCCTGAAGTAATGGAGAAGTCGCTCTTTAAGAGGTTGGATGAATTCCCAAGAATATCAACCAAAGATTATGGGAAGCTGAGAGACCTAGGCGATCTTCTTATGGAACTCCAAAGTGCCAGAGAAGAAGGTTACCTCACAGGATTGGCCTACCTGGATACCGCCAGGGGCATTGGGCCCATATTGGAGAAACTCCCTTATGGGCTACAGGAAAAATGGCTCTCAGTTGGCTCTCAATTTAAAGAGGACAACAACGGCCACTTCCCCCCATTCGATTACTTTGCAGATTTCATCTGCCATGAAGCACGCCGGAGGAATGATCCCAGTTTCATCCTTCCATGCACCAGCAACAATGGACTGAAGTCAGAGAAAGTAGTCTCAAATAATTATGGAAGGAAAATATCGGTTCACAAGACCGACATCTCTTCAAGTAAAGACCCACCTGCGAACTCACCTGAGAGAAAGCCCAGTGGCCCAGAGAAAAACTGTCCCATTCACAACAAACCACATTCGCTAAGGAAATGCAGAGTATTTAGAAGAAAGTCTCTTGAAGAAAGAAAGAGTATTCTCAAGGAGAATGGAATTTGTTTCAAGTGCTGCACATCAGCTAGTCATCTTGCAAGAGACTGTAAGGCAACAGTAAAGTGCATGGAGTGTGACAGCGACCGACATCATGCTGCCATGCATCCAGGTCCACCACCTCAAGTCTACAGAaggtctacacccccaccagataATGGCGGGGAGGAAGAGGAGCATGCTAGCAGCAGCACAGCCATCTCCTCACACTGCACCCAGGTATGTGGTCCAGAGCGAACAGCAAGATCCTGCTCAAAGATCTGTCTGGTACGAATATACCCTCAAGGTCAACATGAGAAGGCAATCAACATGTACGTTATTCTGGATGATCAAAGTAACCGTTCACTGGTGCGATCAGATTTCTTCAAACTTTTCAATATCAAGGGCCAACCTTTCCCATACTCACTGAAGACCTGTGCTGGATTGGTGGAGACGTCAGGCAGAAAGGCAGAGGGCTTCCAGGTCGAATCGCTTGATGGGCAGACTAGCCTATTGCTACCACCGCTAATCGAGTGTAATGACATTCTCAATGATCGCTCTGAAATACCAACGCCTGAAGCAGCCCGTTATCATCCACACTTACGAAGTGTAGCAGAACACATACCAGAACTCGACCCCAAGGCAGAAATCCTCATCTTGCTAGGCAGAGACATTGTGAGAGTCCATAAAGTCCGACAGCAAGTGAGCGGACCTCACAACGCCCCTTTTGCACAAAGACTGGATTTGGGATGGGTCCTGGTAGGAGACGTGTGCCTTGGGAATGCACACAAGCCAGCTGTGAGCGCGTTCAAGACAAGTGTGCTAGAGAATGGCCGACCCTCTATTCTAAGACCATGTGAAGGCTTCATGAAGCTGATTGAGGATGTGTCCCTTGGCAGGGAGCAGAAGAACAAACCACACAAGGCATCGTTAGAGTCCCTTGGACTAAAGGTCTTCAACGAGACCGAGTCTGACAACAAACCTGCCCATTCCATGGAGGACACAATCTTTTTGGAAATCATGGACCAAGAAATGTATAGAGATACGTCAAACAACTGGGTCGCTCCTCTCCCCTTTAGAGTTCCCCGTCAACGTTTGTCCAACAACCGTGAACAGGTGTTCACTCGCTTCACCTCCCTGGAGAAAAcgctgtggagaaaaactgaaatgagGGATCAGTTTCTAGAATTCATGAAGAAAATATTTGACAACAAACATGCAGAAGTGGCTCCGCCACTGGAGGAgaatgaagaatgttggtaccTGCCTACTTTCGGAGTCTACCACCCGCAAAAGCCTGGAAGTATCCGTGTGGTGTTTGACTCCAGCGCAAAGTACTTTGACACATCCCTAAATGGTGTTCTTCTGTCAGGCCCAGACCTCAATAACTCACTCATTGGGGTGTTGATCCGCTTCCGCAAGGAACAGGTAGCAGTGATTGCTGACATACAGCAGATGTTCCACTGCTTTCTTGTCCGCAGAGACCACAGGAACTACCTGAGGTTTTTGTGGTACAGAGACAATGATATGTCTAAAGATATCATCGACTACAGGATGAGGGTCCATGTTTTCGGCAACAGCCCGTCACCATCTGTAGCCATCTACGGACTAAGGAGAGCCATCCATGAAGGTGCACACAAACATGGAAAAGACACAGTCCAGTTTGTCGAACGTCATTTTTACGTAGATGATGGGCTCATCAGTGTGCCAACTGAAGCTGAAGCCATCAGTCTCTTACAGAGAACACAGACCTCTCTCAGTGAGTCGAACCTGAGGCTTCACAAGTTTGCCTCAAACAGGGAAGCCGTCCTTCAGGCCTTTGCATCTGAGGACAGAGCAGCTAAGAAAGACCTCGACCTTAGCGGTGAAGCTACACCAGTGCAACGCAGTTTGGGACTGCTGTGGGAGACAGCATTAGACACATTCACATTCACAGCCTCAGAGCACAAGAAACCCTTCACTCGAAGGGGAGTCCTGTCAACAGTGAATAGCGTCTTCGATCCTTTAGGCATGGTTGCACCTGTAACTATTGAAGGCAAAAGTCTCTTGAGAGAACTCAGTGTCAACACATGTGACTGGGATGCTCCTCTTCCAGAACAAAAGCTGAAGCAATGGGAAGTATGGAGTGAGTCACTGCATGAATTAAGCAAGCTGCATATCCCACGTTCATACACAGCAACGTCACTATCCAATGCTTTACACACGGAGCTATGTGTCTTCTCTGATGCATCCTCAAAGGCCATTGGAGTTGTGGCATATCTTAGGACCATTCAAGCTGAGGGACAAGTCGAAGTAGGATTTATCTTAGGGAAAGCTAAGTTGGCCCCACAGTACGAACCTACCATTCCTCGGTTGGAATTGTGTGCCGCAGTATTAGCCGTAGAAGTCGCCGAACTCATCCAAGATGAACTGGACATGAAGCTTGATGCAATCAAGTTCTTTTGTGACAGCAAGGTCGTGCTCGGATACATTCACAATCAGACAAAACGCTTCTATGTGTACGTTCATAATCGAGTCAGACGAATTCGTCAGTCCACAAGACCTGACCAATGGTTCTATGTCAACACAGAGGACAACCCGGCTGACCACGCATCCAGGTCAGTGCCTGCGTCCCAACTGACAAAGACTATGTGGTTCACTGGACCAGCCTTTTTACACAAACCAGATCCATCTAACACGGATACAAGCCATACATTTGAACTTGTTAACCCAGAATCAGACATGGAAATACGACCTGAAGTGAGTAGTTTTCTTACTCGCATTCAAAACAGAGGACTTACCACCACACGGTTACAGCGCTTTTCAAGCATGCGCTCCCTCACCAGGGCTATTGCCCTACTCATCCACATAGCCAATGCTTACAGACATGACAAGTCCAGTGAATGTAAAGGATGGCACCACTGCAACCTCCCACGCACACCAGATGAGTTGTCTCAGGCAAGACACATCATCATCAGAGCCGCACAGGAAGACGTTTTTGCAAAAGAGCTCAGAGCTCTTGAGCTCGGACAAGCTGTAACCAAGGACAGTGCCCTTCATAAGTTCAGACCTGTTCTTGAAGGTGATCTGATTTGTGTCGGTGGCAGATTAAAACACGCTGACTTGAGCACTCAGGAAAAAAACCCCATCATCCTGCCCAAAACCAGCCATGTTTCTCTGCTGTTGGTGCGACAGTACCATGAAGAGGTAAAGCATCAAGGCCGCCACTTCACCGAAGGAGCCCTGAGAGCAGCGGGCTTCTGGGTCATAGGTGGAAAACGACTTATTGCCTCTGTCTTGCACAAATGTGTAGTGTGCCGAAGGTTGCGCCGAAGAACAGAGGAACAACTTATGGCAGACTTACCTCCAGAACGATTACACACTTGCCCACCCTTCACCTATGTAGGAGTGGATGTATTCGGACCATGGCAAATCGTCTCCAGACGTACACGAGGTGGACAGGCCCAAAGTAAAAGATGGGCAATGCTCTTCTGCTGTATGAGCTCCCGAGCTGTGCACATCGAGATCATCGAGTCCCTAGACACGTCCAGTTGCATTAATGCATTACGACGTTTCTTTGCCATACGGGGACCTGCGAAGCAGATAAGATCAGACTGTGGAACAAATTTTGTAGCCGCTGCAAAAGAACTGGGACTGAGCCGACAACAACCTGACATCACAGTGCAGAACTTCTTGAGTCAAAAAGGGTGTTCATGGGTGTTTAATCCTCCTCATGCGTCCCATATGGGAGGATCATGGGAACGTATGATAAGCCTATCAAGACGGATCCTCGATGCAATCCTGCTCCAAGAGAACATTCAACTCACCCATGATGTCCTGTGCACACTCATGATGGAAGTGACTGCCATAATCAATGCCAGACCTCTCGTTCCAATCTCCACTGACCCAGAGTCACCATTCATATTGTCTCCTGCAATGATACTTACCCAGAAGTTTGGGGTTGCCCCACCGCACGGAGACTTCACAGACAAGGATCTTCTCAGCAGACAATGGAAACAAGTCCAAGCTCTCGCTGACAGATTCTGGCGTCGCTGGCGTCAGGAGTTCCTCCCCACTCTGCAAGCCCGCCAGAAATGGCGGGATTCCCAACGAGACCTGAAAGAAGGGGACATTGTGCTCCTGAAGGACAGTCAAGCTGCACGTAATTCGTGGCCTATGGCGAGGATCACAGCTGTCTTCCCTGGGAGTGACAGCAAAGTAAGGAAAGTAGAGCTCAGGACTTCAGCTCAAGGTTCTGCAAAGGTGTTCTTGAGACCAGTGTCAGAAGTAGTTCTTCTTATGCCCAAAGACTAA